From the Pseudomonas baltica genome, one window contains:
- a CDS encoding GNAT family N-acetyltransferase, with protein MYSLNHYRTTPAEPIKSQILQLVVDNLTDISSVAIAPSNPLYNLYQYGVGFEVHLYLDGMDGAKGIPAELITACDPDDPDTVLGFALYLPVKDDADACALAYLAVSKGHRRRGIARRLLAAMTARYPHAELACHPGKVLTFEALGFEVLGARGPQVLMNTRDHATHGLVPQLDIAPIYRSVEVQQIHAYLLKQHGKRAMADAEKQRDRYLDQLTRQAVLCVQQRSAQ; from the coding sequence ATGTACAGCCTCAACCATTACCGCACCACCCCGGCCGAACCGATCAAAAGCCAGATCCTGCAGTTGGTGGTCGACAACCTCACCGACATCAGCAGCGTCGCCATCGCGCCAAGCAACCCGCTGTACAACCTCTATCAATACGGTGTGGGCTTCGAGGTCCACCTGTACCTCGACGGCATGGATGGCGCCAAGGGCATCCCCGCCGAGCTGATCACCGCCTGCGACCCCGACGACCCGGACACCGTGCTCGGCTTCGCCCTGTACCTGCCGGTCAAGGACGACGCCGATGCCTGCGCGCTGGCCTACCTGGCCGTGAGCAAGGGCCATCGCCGCCGCGGTATCGCGCGCCGCCTGCTCGCGGCCATGACCGCCCGCTATCCCCATGCCGAACTGGCCTGCCATCCGGGCAAAGTCCTGACGTTTGAAGCATTGGGCTTCGAGGTGCTCGGCGCGCGCGGCCCGCAAGTGCTGATGAACACCCGCGACCACGCGACCCACGGGCTGGTCCCACAGCTGGACATCGCGCCGATCTACCGCAGCGTCGAGGTCCAGCAGATTCATGCCTACCTGCTCAAGCAGCACGGCAAGCGCGCCATGGCCGATGCCGAGAAGCAACGTGACCGGTATCTGGACCAGCTGACGCGGCAGGCGGTGTTGTGCGTGCAGCAGCGGTCTGCGCAGTAG
- a CDS encoding aldo/keto reductase: protein MASAPLITLNDGVKIPQLGLGVWQLDDDQAYASSTAALKAGYRHIDTAKIYGNEAGVGRAVAESGLPREQIFITTKLWNEDQGYDNTLRAFDASLERLGLETLDLYLIHWAIPKKGTYRDTWKAFVRLQEEGRVRSIGVSNFNVDHLEHIIEDTGVTPSVNQIETHPDFAQTDLHAWCRAKGIVSESWSPLGQGGELLKLPLFADIAKRHGKTPAHVVLRWHLQHGHVVIPRSSNAERIAANIDVFDFELSSEELKAIDGIRQTGRLGPDPETIDMGL, encoded by the coding sequence ATGGCATCCGCCCCCCTGATTACCCTCAACGACGGCGTGAAAATCCCCCAGCTCGGCCTTGGCGTCTGGCAGCTCGACGACGATCAGGCTTATGCGTCGTCCACCGCCGCGCTCAAGGCGGGTTATCGGCACATCGACACCGCGAAAATCTACGGCAACGAAGCCGGCGTCGGCCGCGCGGTGGCTGAAAGCGGCCTGCCCCGCGAGCAGATCTTTATCACCACCAAGCTGTGGAACGAGGATCAGGGCTACGACAACACCCTGCGCGCCTTCGACGCCAGCCTTGAGCGCCTGGGCCTCGAGACCCTGGACCTGTACCTGATCCACTGGGCCATCCCGAAAAAAGGCACCTACCGCGACACCTGGAAGGCCTTTGTGCGGCTGCAGGAAGAAGGCCGCGTACGCTCGATCGGCGTGTCCAACTTCAATGTCGATCACCTGGAACACATCATCGAAGACACTGGCGTCACGCCCTCGGTGAACCAGATCGAGACTCACCCCGACTTCGCCCAGACCGACCTGCACGCCTGGTGCCGCGCCAAGGGCATCGTCAGTGAATCCTGGAGCCCGTTGGGTCAAGGCGGCGAGCTGCTCAAGCTGCCGCTGTTCGCCGACATCGCCAAGCGCCACGGCAAGACACCAGCCCACGTTGTTCTGCGCTGGCACTTGCAGCATGGCCATGTGGTAATCCCGCGGTCGTCGAATGCCGAGCGCATCGCGGCCAATATCGACGTGTTCGATTTCGAGCTCAGCAGCGAAGAGCTCAAGGCCATCGACGGTATTCGCCAGACCGGCCGCCTGGGGCCTGATCCAGAAACCATCGACATGGGCCTGTAA
- a CDS encoding polysaccharide lyase family 7 protein, producing the protein MITLDTWNLSIPVGTPSVTINTPQLVSGYTDGYFKSGDTLFFWAPVTGSKTANAVYPRTELRETKADGSVNNWQYGAADNMLRAAVAVNQVPSTGKIVIGQIHCFGSTEPMLKLEYQYKDAKRLGNLVVKYRVTPTAEPEVITVAQMVPMNQRFTYTIHLTPAGNLTVNAFNYQWSTKVDSTWAPKALYFKAGVYTQDNTGYATEGGAATFYKLTAEHAKKS; encoded by the coding sequence ATGATCACTCTCGATACCTGGAACCTGAGCATCCCCGTCGGCACCCCCTCGGTGACCATCAATACCCCGCAGCTGGTCAGTGGTTACACCGACGGTTACTTCAAGTCGGGCGACACGTTGTTCTTCTGGGCACCGGTGACCGGCAGCAAGACCGCCAACGCCGTGTACCCACGTACCGAACTGCGTGAAACCAAAGCCGATGGCAGCGTCAACAACTGGCAATACGGCGCCGCCGACAACATGCTGCGCGCTGCGGTAGCCGTCAATCAGGTGCCTTCGACCGGCAAGATCGTCATCGGCCAGATCCACTGCTTCGGCAGCACCGAGCCGATGCTCAAACTCGAATACCAGTACAAGGATGCCAAGCGCCTGGGCAACCTGGTGGTCAAGTACCGTGTCACCCCAACCGCGGAGCCTGAAGTGATTACCGTCGCGCAGATGGTGCCGATGAACCAGCGCTTCACCTACACCATCCACCTGACGCCTGCGGGCAACCTGACGGTCAACGCCTTCAATTACCAGTGGAGCACCAAGGTCGACAGCACCTGGGCACCCAAAGCCCTGTATTTCAAGGCCGGCGTGTATACCCAGGACAACACCGGCTACGCCACTGAAGGCGGCGCGGCGACGTTCTACAAATTGACTGCAGAGCACGCCAAGAAGAGCTGA
- a CDS encoding ShlB/FhaC/HecB family hemolysin secretion/activation protein: protein MDFASARIALLLVLSAAPFTVDAAPTPGDQDLIRDRQDRLLQDQQRRLEELRDLPGKTTAPVAPAAPASSRCFTIQSIELRGADALSAGERETLTKPYIGQCLGVAQLNELLKVITNLYIDKGLVTSRAYLPQQDLATGHLQVLIVEGKLEHLRSEAGSGLSPRELTMAFPGHEGQRLNLREVEQLLDQVNRLPSNQAQMELAPGTEVGGSDVLVKNTEQKPWRANLSRNNDGQKSTGEQQWNTGFEWDSPLGLMDQLALRGGHDAVSDHQQLSKNAMLNYSLPLGWWTFNYSYSQSDYRSVAQANGYSFEQSGDSETHTLHAERVIHRDAVSKTSLSVGFSHMRTRNYVEDSLLGGSSPSLSEVQYGFNHGRRIGSAFVNLDLGMQQGVGGFGAQSEDHSGPGAPDSRYRKYTGTLSYLQPFTLWGERLSFSSLATGQRSEDVLFSAQRTSLGGSSSVRGYKDQFLSGDSGGYWRNDLRLTRPVNLDWLRPAFSEYGAAIGYDQGVIRHDRYNGDQHGRLSSNAFELFARGQHVAVSATYAHSLERPAGLIERESPIYFRLDFFL from the coding sequence GTGGATTTTGCCTCTGCCAGGATTGCATTGCTGCTTGTGCTGTCCGCTGCCCCCTTTACCGTCGATGCCGCGCCCACCCCTGGCGACCAAGACCTGATCCGCGACCGTCAGGACCGTCTGCTGCAAGACCAACAGCGGCGCCTCGAAGAGCTGCGTGACCTGCCCGGTAAAACCACCGCCCCGGTCGCCCCCGCAGCACCGGCCAGCAGCCGCTGCTTCACCATCCAAAGCATCGAACTCAGAGGCGCAGACGCGCTGTCTGCCGGTGAGCGCGAGACGCTCACCAAGCCCTACATCGGCCAGTGCCTGGGCGTCGCCCAGCTCAACGAGCTGCTCAAGGTCATCACCAACCTGTATATCGACAAAGGCCTGGTCACCTCCCGCGCCTACCTGCCGCAGCAGGACCTCGCCACTGGCCACCTGCAAGTCCTGATCGTCGAAGGCAAGCTCGAACACCTGCGCAGCGAGGCGGGCAGTGGTCTGTCGCCGCGCGAGCTGACCATGGCGTTCCCCGGCCACGAGGGCCAACGCCTCAATCTGCGCGAAGTCGAACAACTGCTGGATCAGGTCAACCGCTTGCCCTCCAACCAGGCGCAGATGGAGCTGGCGCCCGGCACCGAGGTCGGCGGCAGCGACGTACTGGTCAAAAACACCGAGCAGAAGCCCTGGCGCGCCAACCTGTCACGCAACAACGACGGCCAGAAGAGCACCGGCGAGCAGCAGTGGAACACCGGTTTCGAATGGGACAGCCCCTTGGGGCTGATGGATCAGCTGGCCCTGCGCGGCGGCCACGATGCGGTCAGCGATCACCAGCAACTGTCGAAAAACGCCATGCTCAACTACAGCCTGCCGCTGGGCTGGTGGACCTTCAACTACAGCTACAGCCAGAGCGACTACCGCTCCGTTGCGCAAGCCAACGGCTACTCGTTCGAGCAAAGCGGGGACAGCGAAACTCACACCCTGCATGCCGAACGGGTGATCCATCGCGACGCGGTGAGCAAGACCTCCCTGAGTGTCGGCTTCTCCCACATGCGCACCCGCAATTACGTCGAAGACAGCCTGCTCGGCGGCAGCAGCCCCAGCCTCAGCGAAGTGCAGTACGGCTTCAACCACGGCCGGCGCATCGGCTCGGCCTTCGTCAACCTCGACCTCGGCATGCAGCAAGGCGTCGGCGGCTTCGGCGCACAGAGCGAGGATCATTCCGGCCCCGGCGCACCCGATTCGCGCTACCGCAAATACACTGGCACCCTCAGCTACCTGCAGCCGTTCACCCTCTGGGGCGAGCGCCTCAGCTTCAGCAGCCTGGCCACCGGGCAGCGCAGCGAAGACGTGCTGTTCAGTGCCCAGCGCACCAGCCTCGGCGGCTCGTCCTCGGTGCGCGGCTACAAGGATCAATTCCTCAGTGGCGACAGCGGCGGTTACTGGCGCAATGACCTGCGCCTGACCCGCCCGGTCAACCTCGACTGGCTGCGCCCGGCCTTCAGCGAATACGGCGCCGCCATCGGCTACGACCAGGGCGTGATCCGCCACGACCGCTACAACGGCGACCAGCATGGGCGCCTGTCGAGCAACGCCTTCGAGCTGTTCGCGCGCGGCCAGCACGTTGCCGTCAGCGCGACCTACGCCCACTCCCTGGAACGCCCTGCGGGACTGATCGAGCGCGAATCGCCGATCTACTTTCGCCTCGATTTCTTCCTTTAA
- a CDS encoding SDR family oxidoreductase encodes MSESALVVGVTGIVGSAISRLLLDRGWQVAGLSRTPTEQQGVTPVVADLNDPEALKSALKGLAPTYVYLATWSRQATEAENIRVNAAHIRNVLDALAVDGSVRHVALVTGLKHYLGPFEAYGKGALPQTPFREEQGRLDVENFYYAQEDEVFAAAARDGFTWSVHRPHTIIGVAVGNAMNMATTLAVHASICKHTGRPFVFPGSAAQWNSLTDMTDARQLARQLLWAATTPAAANQAFNIVNGDVFRWQWMWGRIAQWFDIHPAALPSETQPLEQQMANDAEVWKTMASQYGLQEADITRLISPWHTDADLGRPIEVVTDMSKSRKLGFLDYQATDDAFFDVFTQLREARLIP; translated from the coding sequence ATGTCTGAATCAGCATTGGTCGTCGGCGTCACCGGCATCGTCGGCAGCGCCATTTCCCGTTTGTTGCTCGATCGCGGCTGGCAGGTGGCCGGGCTTTCGCGCACGCCCACCGAGCAGCAAGGTGTGACCCCGGTGGTCGCCGACCTCAACGATCCCGAAGCCCTCAAATCCGCACTCAAGGGCCTGGCGCCGACTTACGTGTACCTGGCGACCTGGTCGCGCCAGGCTACCGAAGCCGAGAATATCCGCGTCAACGCCGCTCACATACGCAATGTGCTGGACGCCCTGGCGGTGGACGGCTCGGTGCGCCACGTAGCGCTGGTGACCGGTCTCAAGCACTACCTTGGCCCGTTCGAGGCCTACGGCAAAGGCGCCCTGCCGCAGACGCCGTTTCGCGAAGAACAGGGCCGCCTCGACGTCGAGAATTTCTACTACGCGCAGGAGGACGAAGTCTTCGCGGCGGCCGCGCGTGACGGTTTTACCTGGAGCGTGCATCGGCCCCACACCATCATCGGCGTGGCGGTAGGCAATGCCATGAACATGGCCACGACGCTGGCCGTGCATGCCTCGATCTGCAAGCACACCGGCCGGCCGTTCGTGTTCCCCGGATCTGCAGCGCAGTGGAACAGCCTGACCGACATGACCGATGCCCGGCAGCTCGCCCGGCAACTGCTATGGGCGGCGACGACGCCGGCCGCCGCCAATCAGGCCTTCAACATCGTCAATGGCGACGTGTTCCGCTGGCAATGGATGTGGGGCCGTATCGCGCAGTGGTTCGATATTCACCCGGCGGCCCTGCCTAGCGAAACCCAACCGTTGGAGCAGCAGATGGCCAACGACGCCGAGGTGTGGAAGACCATGGCCAGCCAGTACGGACTGCAGGAAGCGGATATCACTCGTTTGATCTCGCCTTGGCACACCGACGCTGACCTCGGCCGGCCGATCGAAGTGGTCACTGACATGTCCAAGAGCCGCAAGCTGGGCTTTCTGGATTACCAGGCCACCGATGATGCCTTCTTCGATGTCTTCACTCAGTTGCGTGAGGCGCGGTTGATTCCCTGA
- a CDS encoding diguanylate cyclase domain-containing protein: protein MLIAPHPTNEEARLRLLRSLGVLDTPPEEDFDRITRVCAELLQVPITLVSLVDENCQWFKSKIGLEVCETSRDVAFCAHALHVQDILLIKDATQDPRFSDNPLVVGSPHIRFYAGVPLRSDDGLVLGTLCAIDTRPRDLTAKALAAFKDLARVVERDLLHRSAALDMRAAWEGDRQAKVLSETRFALVFQQTPSGKAIVDLQGRFNAVNPKLCAITGYSEDELLKLTFAAITHPDDLEKDLLHVADLLFGRNTTYAMEKRYIRRDGSLVWVEINVSLVRTEQGEPDHFIAVILDITDRKRGEEVLHNYQEELESKVVERTRELTASRETLQAIADNMPILIAHVDRDLRYLFNNDVYRQVFGIDPATLRGKYVKEVLDPELFSELLPNFQRALAGERVVHDGLIYNLEQGRIWTATYVPDVRNGEVVGFYVMSQDVTDRTRVERNLRDKAMLDPLTELPNRRALHEHLEHAIGNAVRSPEPFALFFLDLDGFKAVNDQHGHDAGDELLKQVATRLEQTVRKGDFVCRLAGDEFVVVAHGVPNPETAGRIAENLCEAIATPFALSLGAVKIGTSLGIALSPPTGGVAAASLLTQADNAMYEAKRRGRNGYRFASGD from the coding sequence ATGTTGATCGCGCCCCATCCGACCAATGAAGAAGCCCGCTTGCGCCTGCTGCGCAGCCTCGGGGTGCTGGATACGCCGCCGGAGGAAGACTTCGATCGCATTACCCGGGTTTGCGCCGAACTGCTGCAGGTGCCCATCACGTTGGTGTCGCTGGTGGACGAGAATTGCCAGTGGTTCAAGTCCAAGATCGGCCTGGAGGTGTGCGAAACCTCGCGGGACGTGGCGTTCTGCGCCCACGCCCTGCATGTCCAGGACATCCTGCTGATCAAAGACGCCACCCAGGACCCGCGCTTCAGCGACAACCCGCTGGTGGTCGGTTCCCCGCATATCCGCTTTTATGCCGGGGTACCGCTGCGCAGTGACGACGGCCTGGTGCTGGGCACCTTGTGTGCGATCGACACCCGCCCTCGCGACCTGACGGCCAAGGCCCTGGCCGCGTTCAAGGACCTGGCCAGGGTGGTGGAACGCGACCTGTTGCACCGCAGCGCAGCCCTGGATATGCGCGCGGCCTGGGAGGGCGACCGCCAGGCCAAGGTGCTCAGCGAGACGCGCTTCGCCCTGGTGTTCCAGCAGACGCCCAGCGGCAAGGCGATCGTCGATCTGCAGGGGCGCTTCAATGCAGTCAACCCCAAGCTGTGCGCCATCACTGGTTACTCGGAAGACGAGCTGCTCAAGCTCACCTTCGCAGCAATCACCCACCCGGACGACCTCGAAAAAGACCTGCTTCACGTGGCCGATCTATTGTTCGGCCGAAACACCACCTATGCCATGGAAAAGCGCTATATCCGCCGTGATGGCTCACTGGTCTGGGTCGAGATCAACGTCTCGCTGGTGCGTACCGAGCAAGGTGAGCCTGACCACTTCATCGCGGTCATCCTCGACATCACCGATCGCAAACGCGGCGAAGAAGTCTTGCACAATTACCAGGAGGAGTTGGAAAGCAAGGTTGTCGAGCGCACCCGCGAACTTACCGCCAGCCGCGAGACCCTGCAGGCGATCGCCGATAACATGCCGATCCTGATCGCCCACGTCGACCGCGACCTGCGCTACCTGTTCAACAACGACGTGTATCGCCAGGTATTCGGTATCGATCCGGCGACGCTGCGTGGCAAGTACGTCAAGGAGGTGCTGGATCCGGAACTGTTCAGCGAGCTGCTGCCGAACTTCCAGCGCGCCCTGGCCGGCGAGCGGGTGGTCCATGACGGCCTTATCTACAACCTTGAGCAGGGTCGAATCTGGACCGCGACCTACGTGCCAGATGTGCGCAACGGTGAAGTGGTGGGCTTTTACGTGATGTCGCAGGACGTCACCGACCGCACGCGGGTGGAGCGCAACCTGCGCGACAAGGCCATGCTCGACCCGCTCACTGAACTGCCCAATCGACGTGCCTTGCATGAGCACCTGGAGCACGCGATCGGCAACGCTGTCCGTTCGCCCGAACCGTTCGCGCTGTTCTTTCTCGATCTCGATGGCTTCAAGGCGGTTAACGACCAGCACGGCCACGACGCCGGTGACGAGCTGCTCAAGCAGGTCGCCACGCGCCTCGAGCAGACAGTGCGCAAAGGCGATTTCGTCTGCCGTCTGGCGGGCGACGAGTTCGTGGTGGTGGCCCACGGGGTGCCGAATCCGGAGACTGCCGGGCGCATTGCCGAAAACCTGTGCGAGGCGATCGCGACACCTTTCGCGTTGAGCCTGGGCGCCGTGAAGATCGGCACCAGCCTGGGCATCGCCCTGAGCCCTCCAACCGGGGGCGTTGCCGCGGCATCCTTGCTCACCCAGGCGGATAACGCGATGTACGAAGCCAAGCGTCGGGGGCGCAATGGCTATCGGTTTGCCAGCGGGGATTAA